The following coding sequences lie in one Vespula pensylvanica isolate Volc-1 chromosome 7, ASM1446617v1, whole genome shotgun sequence genomic window:
- the LOC122630472 gene encoding uncharacterized protein LOC122630472, whose product MTRFIIFMCLLAVQFNRGLSVKTVIFINGKSPKLAVTEEGASKCVVETNNGQKYTYKPNCSLIDENTRLYGDSNYSCSLSIAKPILNDTGYWKIIQYQKDKEFQIYDYYIYSGMEGTISPGKTIKVYEGYYVSAKIANELGDIIACNVINSKKETFDVLSESKKNVEKYGRCGVRILVNSEHHGEWHLRAIYKSNELVSAIFNLDVQNEDEVIKEQQNITLALRSPAKITLDGIKPTYCQLTDSHGVKLPLTIGKCEYDIATVTPYHDGLWKARYGLNGRLVPVEIDIMITTYDSEAVITNVNVTKHEVNILCRVRKTPQDPLQYCLFINPNGTMLQISPGVGSGKYEFYQGTNEEITCGMTIHEPEEYDYGIWRCEMAVKGLSEVDTYGSILYVDYNQSQDTPSKNPKFALPKSIATFAENVMVKRNDSFKIKCSTNTVLNYCWLRSPIGTTYSVTTVNNVLPPKTFLYEGLGFSRGECGAFINNAVNEYHGEWSCYMGIKNHSEVEATVWVTVTDNYVLAEEKELTFNGENNLNLSCHLLPNLNNNIDYCRWIRPGGRGIRYDTNHRYMSEIYERRCELIILGKNFQPEDVGRWTCVVGLTGESIQEVSTGIDINTSFRQSVIVTDIVIGASILLAIAMSFITFINFRKKRSATTLSKLPPPYNVVYINGIPSKSMT is encoded by the exons ATGACgcgattcattattttcatgtgCCTTTTGGCGGTACAGTTCAACCGTGGTCTTTCGG TGAAAACGGTGATATTTATAAACGGAAAATCTCCGAAATTAGCAGTCACGGAAGAAGGTGCTAGCAAATGTGTCGTTGAAACGAATAACGGGcaaaaatatacttacaaaCCTAACTGTAGtcttatcgatgaaaataccAGGCTGTATGGTGATTCCAATTATTCCTGTTCGCTTTCAATAGCCAAGCCCATCTTGAACGATACTGGATACTGgaaaattatacaatatcaaaaagataaagaatttcAGATTTATGACTACTACATATATTCTGGAATG GAGGGTACAATCAGTCCTGGCAAAACTATAAAAGTCTACGAAGGGTATTACGTGAGTGCAAAGATTGCAAATGAGCTTGGAGATATAATCGCTTGCAATGTAATAAACTCAAAG AAGGAGACATTCGACGTTTTATCCGAGAGCAAAAagaacgttgaaaaatatgGTCGTTGCGGTGTTCGAATTTTGGTAAATTCAGAACATCACGGTGAATGGCATCTCCGTGCGATTTACAAAAGTAACGAGCTCGTATCTGCTATATTCAATCTTGATGTACAAAATGAGGATGAAGTCATAAAAGAACAG CAAAATATAACGTTGGCGTTGCGGTCACCAGCCAAGATAACTCTCGACGGCATTAAACCGACGTATTGCCAGCTGACAGATTCTCACGGCGTGAAATTGCCCTTGACGATCGGAAAATGTGAATATGACATTGCAACCGTCACGCCGTACCACGACGGACTTTGGAAAGCTCGTTACGGGCTAAATGGAAGACTCGTTCCGGTCGAAATCGACATCATGATTACAACTTACG ATTCAGAGGCTGTGATCACTAACGTCAACGTCACTAAACACGAAGTTAATATACTCTGTCGTGTACGCAAAACTCCACAGGATCCTCTTCAATATTGTCTCTTTATCAACCCAAACGGTACAATGTTGCAGATTAGCCCAGGTGTCGGAAGTGGCAA ATACGAGTTTTATCAAGGAACAAATGAGGAAATAACTTGCGGTATGACGATTCATGAGCCGGAAGAATATGATTATGGTATATGGAGATGCGAGATGGCAGTGAAAGGTCTATCAGAAGTAGATACGTATGGTTCTATCTTGTATGTTGACTATAATCAATCACAAGATACACCGTCAAAGAATCCCAAATTTGCATTACCAAAGAGCATCGCTACGTTCGCCGAAAATGTAATGGTCAAACGAAACGACAGTTTCAAG ATCAAGTGTAGCACCAATACGGTCTTGAATTATTGTTGGCTCCGAAGTCCGATTGGAACGACATATTCCGTCACCACGGTCAATAATGTCTTACCGCCTAAAACATTTTTGTACGAAGGCCTTGGTTTCTCGCGAGGTGAATGCGGTGCGTTTATAAACAATGCCGTGAACGAGTATCATGGCGAATGGAGTTGTTACATGGGTATCAAAAATCATAGCGAGGTAGAAGCCACCGTATGGGTCACAGTCACAG ATAACTACGTGCTcgcggaagaaaaagaactgaCGTTTAACGGAGAAAACAATTTGAATTTGTCTTGTCACCTTCTTCCcaatctaaataataatatcgattactGTCGATGGATACGACCGGGCGGACGTGGTATTCGTTACGACACGAATCATCGATACATGTCCGAGATATACGAGAGACGTTgcgaattaattattctcg GAAAGAATTTTCAACCAGAGGACGTGGGTCGTTGGACTTGCGTGGTCGGTCTTACTGGAGAAAGCATCCAAGAGGTATCTACCGGCATAGACATAAATACGTCGTTTAGACAGTCAGTCATTGTAACCGATATCGTAATCGGTGCTTCCATCTTGTTGGCCATCGCTATGAGCTTTATCACTTTTATAAACTTCCGTAAGAAGCGATCAGCCACGACTTTATCGAAGTTACCACCCCCGTACAACGTGGTATACATCAATGGAATCCCATCGAAATCGATGACGTAG
- the LOC122630612 gene encoding uncharacterized protein LOC122630612 has protein sequence MLKSFIFICIIIQCLISSSLVFCNNDDTSHSERDKIEQLSNDMNSDSTNYNDFDENIYDVKQTEDFIDPHSLYYDRFNKKVIEDVKSNSKEYNQVELLKGNNEDYETLKVYYKRLIMMLLLNANLKMNDDFVEGQLFIKGTVMQIETLKKVETGNYSIKEIDVILSKILLEPSFFSNISNVVDLYWIVQSAFELINYYAYVIIIVCSVLAIVILLRKLSLFWTLFSIIIMVIIVSFYMTWWHLVTEAEIKLAAAQVKYIEMPVACHPYKMSMWDKMKAYFFDDKECEKYYEARMINPKLQVTPALVISHLVFTVATYPIPIIGEVISKFTSSVTAHLPSFLRYPVQVCFSLLLPLLFLGVIFIYKGGSVSFGLPLFNFSLMSSRQTSLPLDNAQKRQTIELIREIFAEVPVNNLLKNTETINLALPSNIFEKQENNSPTNNAIEESYKLISNKSEKELDHAGGDSDKNNLFSKENKEESGECVKKFKIDSEKYIGGGDA, from the exons ATGTTGAaatcgttcatttttatttgcatcATTATACAATGTTTAATTAGTTCTTCATTAgttttttgtaataatgatgatactTCACATTCTGAAAg AGATAAAATTGAACAGTTGAGCAATGACATGAATTCGGATTCTACAAATTACAATGATTTTGATGAAAACATATATGATGT GAAGCAAACAGAAGATTTTATTGATCCACATTCTCTCTATTATgatagatttaataaaaaagtaatagaagatgt AAAAAGCAATAGTAAAGAATATAATCAagtagaattattaaaaggaaataatgaaGATTATGAGACATTGAAAGTATATTATAAGCGTTTGATTATGATGTTATTGTTAAATGCCAACTTAAAG ATGAATGATGATTTCGTAGAGggacaattatttataaaaggaaCAGTAATGCAAATTGAAACACTCAAAAAAGTAGAAACTGGAAATTATTccataaaagaaattgatgTAATCTtgagtaaaattttattggagCCTTCATTCTTTAGTAATATTTCTAATGTGGTTGATTTATATTGGATTGTTCAGTCTGcgtttgaattaataaattactac gcATAtgtgattattattgtttgtaGTGTATTAGCAATTGTGATATTATTAAGGAAATTGTCATTGTTTTGGACATTATTCAGTATTATCATTATGGTAATAATAGTTAGCTTTTATATGACTTGGTGGCATCTAGTAAcg gAAGCTGAGATCAAATTAGCAGCAGCGCAAGTTAAATACATTGAAATGCCTGTAGCTTGTCACCCATATAAGATGAGTATGTGGGATAAAATGAAGGCATATTTct TTGATGACAAGgaatgtgaaaaatattatgaagcTAGAATGATTAATCCAAAACTGCAGGTAACACCTGCTTTGGTTATATCACACCTTGTATTCACAGTCGCAACGTATCCAATACCTATTATTGGAGAGGTAATATCTAAGTTTACAAGCAGTGTAACTG CTCATTTACCCTCCTTCTTACGATATCCCGTACAAGTGTGCTTCAGTCTATTGCTTCCTCTACTATTCTTGGgtgttattttcatttataaaggAGGCTCTGTGAGCTTCGGATTaccattatttaatttttcgctTATGTCATCTAGACAGACTTCATTGCCTCTGGATAATGCTCAAAAGAGGCAGACGATTGAGTTAATTCGTGAg ATTTTTGCCGAAGTACCTGTAAATAATCTACTAAAAAATACTGAAACTATTAATCTAGCGCTACCAtctaatattttcgaaaaacaagaaaataatagtccTACGAATAATGCAATTGAGGaatcttataaattaatatcaaacaaATCTGAAAAAGAATTGGATCATGCTGGTGGTGattctgataaaaataatttattttccaaagaaaataaagaggaaagcGGAGAATGcgtaaaaaagtttaaaatcGATTCAGAGAAATATATCGGAGGTGGCGATGCTTAA
- the LOC122630613 gene encoding lethal(2)neighbour of Tid protein: protein MAPRRDNRTNHNSINKASKRNKNSWIKSFEWPQFWSLLTDPRKILITTKLFILLEMLLNVFIIEKVPYTEIDWKAYMQEVEGFLNGTLDYSKLRGDTGPLVYPAGFLYIFSALYHVTVQGEQIKIAQYIFAILYIVLLALVFRIYSKTKKVPPYVLILMCCTSYRIHSIFVLRLFNDPIAMILLFSSLNAFLDEHWYLGSILYSLAVSVKMNILLFAPALLAAYLCILGISKTVIHLSICAAIQAIVGLPFLIENPISYIKGAFNLGRIFEFKWTVNWRFLSEEVFVNPYFHISLLLLHLLILAVCVPNWIIYLRSYAKLKQMEKDLKPQLQKKEKVDMSTMSQLFIFPLFVANFIGVACSRSLHYQFYIWYYHTLPYLAWCTSYKTAAKLSILGIIELCWNTYPSTIYSSFALHACHIILLYDLIKNKKSDIKTK, encoded by the coding sequence atggcaCCACGCAGAGATAATCGTACTAATCACAATAGTATAAATAAAGCttccaaaagaaataaaaatagctGGATCAAAAGTTTCGAATGGCCTCAATTTTGGTCTTTATTAACAGATccaagaaaaattctaataactacaaagttatttattttactggAAATGCTTTTGAATGTATTCATTATCGAAAAAGTGCCTTACACAGAGATCGACTGGAAAGCTTATATGCAAGAAGTGGAGGGTTTTTTAAATGGTACATTGGATTATTCAAAACTAAGAGGTGATACAGGGCCATTGGTTTATCCTGCTggatttttatacattttttctgcTCTATACCATGTCACCGTGCAAGGAGAGCAAATTAAAATAGCTCAGTATATCTTTGCTATTCTTTACATCGTTTTATTAGCTTTGGTCTTCCGCATATACTCAAAAACTAAAAAGGTGCCACCTTATGTATTAATTTTGATGTGCTGTACATCGTATCGAATACATTCTATATTCGTGTTAAGACTTTTTAATGATCCGATAgctatgatattattattttcaagtcTAAATGCATTTTTAGACGAGCATTGGTATTTAGGAAGTATTCTTTATAGCCTTGCTGTATctgtaaaaatgaatattttattatttgcacCAGCACTTCTTGCtgcatatctatgtatcttaGGAATATCGAAGACTGTAATACATTTATCCATTTGTGCAGCGATACAAGCGATTGTAGGTTTaccttttttaattgaaaatccAATTTCGTATATTAAAGGAGCATTCAACCTGGGAAGAATTTTTGAATTCAAATGGACAGTAAACTGGCGATTTTTGTCAGAAGAAGTATTTGTTAATCCAtactttcatatttcattgttaCTTTTACATTTGTTGATTTTAGCTGTCTGTGTACCAAATTGGATAATTTATTTGAGATCCTAtgcaaaattaaaacaaatggaaaaagaTCTAAAACCTcaattgcaaaaaaaagaaaaagtggatATGTCAACGATGAgccaattatttatttttcctttatttgtAGCAAACTTTATAGGCGTCGCGTGCAGTAGATCTTTgcattatcaattttatatatggtACTACCATACATTACCGTATCTTGCATGGTGTACAAGTTATAAAACTGCGGCGAAGCTTTCAATATTAGGAATAATAGAGCTTTGTTGGAATACTTATCCAAGTACAATTTATAGTAGTTTTGCTCTGCACGCTTgccatataattttattgtatgatttgattaaaaacaaaaaaagcgatataaaaacaaaatga